Proteins encoded in a region of the Bacillaceae bacterium S4-13-56 genome:
- a CDS encoding superoxide dismutase, whose amino-acid sequence MAFELPELPYAYDALEPHIDKETMNIHHTKHHNTYVTKLNGALEGHADLQEKTLDELLSNLDAIPENIRTAVRNNGGGHANHSLFWTVLSPNGGGTPKGELASEIDEAFGSFDKFKEEFANAGATRFGSGWAWLIVDNGSLKVTSTPNQDTPVMEGKTPILGLDVWEHAYYLKYQNKRPDYISAFWNLVNWDEVSRRYEAAK is encoded by the coding sequence ATGGCATTTGAACTTCCAGAATTACCTTATGCATATGACGCACTAGAACCTCATATTGACAAGGAGACAATGAATATTCACCACACAAAGCATCATAATACTTATGTAACAAAACTTAATGGTGCTTTAGAAGGACATGCTGATCTTCAAGAAAAGACTTTAGATGAATTACTTTCTAACCTAGATGCAATTCCTGAAAACATTCGTACAGCTGTTAGAAACAATGGTGGTGGACATGCGAACCACAGCTTGTTCTGGACAGTGTTATCTCCAAATGGTGGAGGAACTCCAAAAGGAGAATTAGCTTCTGAAATTGATGAGGCTTTTGGAAGCTTTGATAAGTTTAAAGAAGAGTTTGCCAATGCAGGAGCAACTCGTTTTGGTTCTGGATGGGCATGGTTAATCGTTGATAATGGTTCTTTAAAAGTAACCAGCACTCCAAACCAGGACACTCCAGTAATGGAAGGTAAAACTCCAATCCTTGGTTTAGACGTTTGGGAGCATGCTTATTACTTAAAGTATCAAAATAAGCGTCCAGACTACATTTCTGCATTTTGGAATCTTGTAAACTGGGATGAAGTAAGTAGAAGATACGAAGCTGCAAAATAA
- a CDS encoding MFS transporter, translating to MKHLKITEKIDVNKDLLLLLSIGGLYSLGIFLSNTFVNIYLWKQSGQFVAIALYNLAIYVLQPITFILAGKWAKKIDRVIVLRLGVIFLSLFFLTVLLSGEHAASYKLLLGGLLGIGYGFYWLAFNVLTFEITEPDTRDFFNGFLGLLQSFAGMIGPIVAGFLISRMTGNTGYTLVFGISFTLFFLSVITSMFLNRRPAKGSFSFRRIIKERRNNKNWRMVTNAHVLQGLREGTFMFIIAVWVFITTQSEFALGKFNFTYSAMAFVFYFLVTRFLKPRYRKGSIFAGGLMLYLALSLILIELSFETLLIYAGLIGIAIPIFFVPYLSLTYDVIGKSWKAAEMRIEYIVVRELYLNLGRVSSILLFITAVTLFPPERIIPYVLLTVGAGHFLTYFFIKQINFTSPKQEQEEEAFPFQERMQENENR from the coding sequence ATGAAGCATTTAAAAATAACGGAGAAAATAGATGTAAATAAAGATTTGCTTTTATTACTTTCCATTGGGGGATTATATTCTTTGGGAATTTTTCTTTCCAATACTTTTGTTAATATTTATTTGTGGAAGCAATCTGGTCAGTTTGTAGCAATAGCGCTTTATAATTTAGCTATTTACGTTCTACAACCCATAACCTTTATTCTTGCAGGAAAGTGGGCAAAAAAGATTGATCGAGTGATTGTGTTAAGGTTAGGGGTAATTTTTTTATCCCTATTTTTTTTAACTGTTTTACTTTCTGGAGAACATGCAGCAAGTTATAAATTGTTGCTTGGAGGACTTCTAGGAATAGGATATGGTTTTTATTGGTTAGCTTTTAATGTACTGACCTTTGAAATTACTGAACCAGATACACGTGATTTTTTTAATGGATTTCTAGGGTTACTTCAATCCTTCGCTGGAATGATTGGTCCAATTGTAGCAGGATTTTTGATTTCAAGAATGACTGGTAATACAGGGTATACTTTAGTCTTTGGGATTTCTTTTACTTTGTTCTTTTTATCAGTCATTACCAGTATGTTTTTGAATAGAAGACCAGCCAAAGGGAGTTTTTCCTTTCGTAGAATTATAAAGGAGAGGAGAAATAATAAAAACTGGAGAATGGTGACCAACGCCCATGTTTTACAGGGCTTAAGAGAAGGTACCTTTATGTTTATTATTGCCGTTTGGGTTTTCATCACGACTCAAAGTGAATTTGCTTTAGGGAAGTTCAATTTTACTTATTCAGCAATGGCCTTTGTTTTCTATTTTTTAGTCACCCGATTTCTGAAACCAAGATATAGAAAAGGATCCATCTTTGCTGGAGGGCTTATGCTTTATTTAGCGCTAAGTCTGATACTTATCGAATTAAGTTTTGAAACATTATTAATTTATGCGGGACTTATAGGGATTGCAATTCCTATCTTTTTTGTTCCTTACCTATCACTGACTTATGATGTGATAGGTAAGTCATGGAAAGCGGCTGAAATGAGAATTGAATACATTGTTGTACGTGAGCTTTATTTAAATTTAGGTAGAGTTAGTTCGATATTATTGTTTATAACAGCTGTAACACTATTTCCGCCAGAAAGAATCATTCCTTATGTTTTGCTTACTGTAGGAGCTGGTCACTTTTTGACCTATTTCTTTATCAAACAGATCAATTTCACTTCTCCAAAACAAGAACAGGAAGAGGAGGCTTTTCCTTTTCAAGAGAGAATGCAGGAAAATGAAAATAGATAA